A single genomic interval of Saccharomyces eubayanus strain FM1318 chromosome IV, whole genome shotgun sequence harbors:
- the REB1 gene encoding DNA-binding protein REB1 translates to MPADHNDKNNNQESVEEAVLKYVGVGLDHQNHDSQLHPKHLDDKHSQKQNSVDGSSDVEASNNNDGNRNDDNNDDSENINALNANESSSNADNVSSNEQHNAVMDWYLRQTAHHQQDEDEDEDNNNNSNNNNNNNNNNINNGNDSNSHFSQADMVVDDDEDDDGDKNKKGTTVNVDDHHQSMAMAAVAAAYTLSKNNNNNNNSNKRQHDNVNSHENSKKKQKNDDDDDDKQIGNVDPELTTLGDADDNDANNDVIDRDQLVHKAIIDADSITQHPDFQQYLNTAADTDDNEKLKHIKDHLMRTHNMNHRNKNDNDDADDLSNNTKQYSELQKDSMLDNSINKSRNYMEVLPKVISQDTQQHQQKLPSHDSESGNVDNSEISQLLQSAATKASSLVSLSSSSATPSTSRSNNSKAFDKAEDAALERFINEYEAIERLTRQQVCERIWSSDRPKDNFWNNIYKVLPYRSSSSIYKHMRRKYHIFEQRGKWTSEEEQELAKLCAEKEGQWAEIGKTLGRMPEDCRDRWRNYVKCGTNRASNRWSVEEEELLKKVISDMLEEAQQQQSHLHPNLLEEEEQLLQDDQNDHRDEDDDDDDTSSAAAAAAAAAAIQEQQQLLQQKQQDDDDAIAAAAAAAAASSSLEENGKDEDKPHDSLGIQLDENTQNSIICAPSGTNSHSKSLTNTIRRHNNKLRKSLMGNGKLDFKDIINWTIVSERMGGTRSRIQCRYKWNKLVKREAIAKIQTVKDDDMLWIFEKLRDLGITEDSQVDWDELAALKPGMKLNGLELKLCYERMKKKVKGYKQKSINEISKELVDYFSSNISMKTEA, encoded by the coding sequence GATTCAGAAAATATCAACGCATTAAACGCGAATGAATCATCGTCGAATGCGGACAACGTCAGCTCTAATGAGCAGCACAATGCTGTCATGGACTGGTATTTGAGACAAACTGCTCACCACCagcaagatgaagacgaggacgaggacaataataacaatagtaacaataataataataataataataacaacattAATAACGGCAACGACAGTAATAGTCACTTTTCTCAGGCTGACATGGTCGTggatgacgacgaagacgacgacGGTGACAAGAATAAGAAGGGCACGACGGTTAACGTGGACGATCATCATCAATCGATGGCCATGGCAGCCGTCGCAGCCGCTTATACACTatcaaaaaacaacaacaacaacaacaattcCAACAAAAGGCAACATGACAATGTAAATAGCCATGAAAACTctaagaaaaagcaaaaaaacgatgacgatgatgacgataaGCAAATTGGCAATGTTGATCCGGAATTGACCACTTTGGGCGATGCGGATGACAATGACGCTAACAACGATGTCATTGACCGTGATCAACTGGTTCATAAGGCCATTATCGATGCCGACTCGATTACGCAACATCCTGATTTCCAGCAGTACTTAAACACTGCTGCTGATACTGACGATAACGAAAAATTAAAGCATATAAAAGATCATCTGATGCGTACTCACAATATGAATCACCGTAACAAAAACGACAACGATGATGCAGACGATTTGTCAAACAATACAAAGCAATACTCGGAGCTACAAAAGGATTCCATGTTGGATAACTCTATCAATAAATCTAGAAATTACATGGAAGTCCTACCAAAAGTTATCTCCCAGGATACTCAACAGCACCAACAAAAATTACCTTCTCATGACAGTGAATCTGGCAACGTAGACAATTCAGAAATATCTCAACTGCTTCAATCCGCAGCCACAAAGGCTTCGtctttggtttctttatcttcatcttctgcTACACCATCAACTTCAAGATCAAACAATAGTAAAGCTTTCGATAAAGCCGAAGACGCTGCCTTAGAAAGGTTTATAAACGAATACGAAGCCATCGAACGTTTAACTAGACAACAAGTTTGCGAAAGAATATGGAGCTCTGACAGGCCAAAGGACAATTTTTGGAACAATATCTATAAAGTTTTACCTTATAGATCAAGCTCCTCCATCTATAAACAcatgagaagaaaataccacatttttgaacaacGTGGTAAATGGACTTCGGAAgaggaacaagaattgGCTAAATTATGTGCTGAGAAGGAGGGACAATGGGCTGAAATAGGTAAAACTTTGGGTAGAATGCCAGAAGATTGTAGGGATCGCTGGAGAAATTATGTTAAGTGCGGTACCAACAGAGCATCGAACAGGTGGTccgttgaagaagaagaactacTGAAAAAAGTTATCAGTGACATGCTGGAAGAAGcccaacaacaacaatcacACTTACATCCCAATCTGttagaggaagaagaacagcTGCTACAGGACGACCAGAATGATCATCgtgacgaagatgacgatgatgatgataccTCTTCTGCGGCTGCTgccgccgccgccgccgccgctattcaagaacaacaacagctacttcaacaaaaacaacaagatgacgatgacgcTATTGCTGCCGCTGCCGCTGCTGCCGCCGCTTCCTCgtctttggaagaaaacgGTAAAGACGAAGATAAGCCACATGATTCACTAGGCATTCAACTGGATGAGAACACTCAAAACTCGATAATATGTGCTCCATCCGGAACAAACTCACATTCTAAGAGTTTAACGAATACAATCAGACGTCATAACAACAAACTAAGAAAATCTCTAATGGGTAACGGCAAACTAGATTTTAAAGATATCATCAATTGGACCATTGTCAGTGAGCGCATGGGCGGTACAAGGTCGCGTATCCAATGCCGTTATAAATGGAATAAACTGGTTAAAAGAGAAGCCATCGCCAAAATTCAAACTGTCAAGGATGACGATATGTTATGGATTTTTGAGAAGTTAAGAGACTTGGGTATAACAGAGGATTCTCAGGTGGACTGGGACGAATTAGCAGCTTTGAAACCTGGCATGAAACTAAATGGTTTGGAATTGAAGCTGTGCTATGagagaatgaagaaaaaggttAAAGGttataaacaaaaatcaattaATGAAATCAGTAAAGAGCTAGTGGATTATTTTAGCTCAAATATCTCGATGAAGACGGAAGCTTAG